In Haliscomenobacter hydrossis DSM 1100, the DNA window CGGTGGAAAGCAAGACGCAGTTGGCTGATTACTGGTTGGCCTACTCCTACTACTACAAATCGGTTTATCACTTGCAGCAAGATGACGAAAAAAACGCCGAAATCAGTGTCAAAGAAGGAATCAAAATCCTGGAACAGAAAAACAGCAAAAATGCAGAGGATTTAAGCCTCCTGGCCATGCTACAAAGTTTTTCTATCCAGTTTACATCGGGAATGAATGCGGGAATCATTTCGGGGCGTGCCAAGAAGAATGTTCAAAGTGCCCTGGAAATGGATCCGCAAAATTTGCGAGCACACCTCGTAGCCGGGCAGCTCGATTTTTACACGCCAGCTATTTACGGAGGGGGAAAAAAGGCAGAGGAGTATTTCAAAAAAGCCATTTCCTTGGCGGATCAAAAAGTGAAAAACAACTATCTGCCAAGCTGGGGAAAATCAACCGCCTATACTTTTTTGATCCATCACTATTTGGACAAAAAGAACATGGATCAGGCTGCCAAGTACCACAAAGAAGCTACGGCATTGTATCCCAACGACCATCAACTGGCTGAGTTAGGTAAAAAAATCAAACCTTAAATGTTCCTTGGGTGAATCCCATCCAAGCCTCCCTAAACACAAGCATTATGGTAGCTCCTCGACTACTATCAATCATCATGCTGAGCCTTTTCTGCTTGCCTGGCAGCATATGGAGCCAAAAAACCATTGCTGGCACAGTGAAAGATAAACGTGGTCAGCCCATCTTCGCAGCCAACATATTCCTCAAAAACAATCAGGAAATCGGAGTTACTACGGAGTTGGACGGCAGTTTCCTGTTGCAGGTTCCTCAACTTAGGGACACGCTGGTCATATCTTATCTTGGATTCGAGGATGCAATCATCCCCTTGCATAAGGAAATATTGGCACTAGAGGTCAAACTACAGGAAAGCACTAATGTATTGACTACCCTGCAAATTGAGGCCAAACGCCCCGTTGCACAAGAGTTTGCCTTGGTGGAATTGAGTAAACTTGATGTATATACCATTCCATTCTCCTTTGCCGATCCACTCAAAGCCACCAGCATTCTACCTAGCTCAACCAATACCGACGAATCGGCCAATGTCTCACTCCGGGGCTCCAGCAGTGAACGCGGAATAGTGGTACTGAATGGCGTGCCCATTGCCAATCCTGTGCGCGCTACCAACCTGGATGGCAACGGCTTTTTCAGCATTTTTAATCCTGAAATTGCCGAAAAAGTCAGTGTATACGCCAGTAACCCATCCCTGGCTTACGGCAATGCGACCTCTGGCATGGTTGAAATTGAAACTGCAGAACAAGTGGAGGAAAACTTCACACAAGCTTCTCTGGGCTTAGCCAACTTTGGCCTGTTTCACGGCCGTAAATTGGGTAAAAAGAACCATGTATTCGCCTACACCAACAATCAGTATTCGGATGTCTTTTTGCAAGTCAATACGGGTAGTTTTCCACAATTGCGCAGCTTTCGTGTCAATGATGCTGGCATTTTGTGGAATGCCCAGCTCAAACCCAATATGAACTTGAGTTGGTATGCTTACGGATTGAGGGAAAATAATACTTTGCAACTCAATATTTTCGGCCAGCAAGACGCTGCCGAGTCGATGGCTCGGCGACACTTTCAAGTAGCTAAATTGCATTGGTACAATACCGCCTGGGCTTTTACCGTCAACGCCGCAGGTGATTTCAGTCGGAATGAGTTCCGCTTTGGCAACTTGGACAACCGGGAGCGAAGCCAGCGTTGGTATGGTTCCTTCAACGCCCGATACAATGTGATCAATAATTGGTACTTGCAGGGAGGAATTACTTCTGAATATACCCAATTGCGCATCCAGGGACAAGTAGCGGAGCAATCCTTTAACTTTGCGGCAGAGGCTCCGACCCGTTTCCTGGATCAAGAACGCAGCAACAACAATATCGAGCTTTACCTGATCAGCAGAAGCAAGTGGTTTGATAAAAAATTCTCATTTATTACGGGTCTACGTAAGAACATCCCTACTTCAGCCCTACAAAATTCGTATTTCTCGCGGCAGTACATCGCGAAGTATAATTTCCCCAGCAAACATGCCATTGCTGCTACCTTCGGCAACTACAATGGTTACTTTAATCCAGATTTATTCAATCCAGAATTCGTTCAGGTGAGTGCCCGCCAAGGAGCACTGGAGTACGAATACCGCAGTAAAAAACTGGAGATCAATGCGGCGGTATTTGGCAAAACCGAAACAGGTGGATTCAACCAGCTCCTACAATTGGCTGACTTTGCCGAACAACGCATCCAAGGACTGGAGTTGCTGTGGAAGTACCGCTGGAGTCCGCGCTTTGAATGCTGGCTTTCCAGTGCTTACCTCAACGTAGAAAACCGCAATGCCGAGGGACTGAAATTTCGCGGCAGTAACGATCTGGATTACTTCCTCCGTCTTTTCTTAACCTACCAAGATGAACAAGGCTGGAATGCCTCGGTTGCCTGGGTTCATCGGCAGGGCTTGTGGTATACGCCTATTTTAGGCGGCAGCAGCGACCCAGCATCAGGAATCAATCGGCCTATTTTTGGTGACGCCAATAGCGCCCAGTTCAACAATTACCACAACATTAGTCTGAATTTGAGCAAAATGATCAAAACCCAGGCGGGTTCTTTACTCTGTTACGCTACCTTGAACAATACGTTCAATTTCCTCAACGCACAAGCTCAACGTTTGAATGCGGCTTTCACGCCCATTGGGTTTGAATACTTGCAACAACGTTCCATATATCTTGGGGCAGTATACAAATGGTGATCTGGCCTTTCGTAGGCTGGAAATTATAAAAAGATTCGAAGCTAGGCCATGAAACTTTCAGCGAGGGTTGCCCCTCGCCTCCAGTCCATTTGGTTTTGTGGGAACAAGAAATTTGGTTACGCTTTGATCTTTTTCAACAAATTAGCGTTTTTGGGATACCTTAGTTTCCAGATGTGTTTGGGGGCTTCTTCACCCAACAAAAATCCGTACAGGCGCAATTGCTCTACATTGTCGCAGATGACCTTGAAGATACCAGCCAATGGAATCGCAAACACCATACCGGGCAGCCCCCAAAGCATGCCACTGAGCAACAAGGCAATGAGTGAACTGAGCGGGTTCAGGTTCACGCTTGATCCGACAATTTTGGGCGTGATGAAATTGTTTTCCAAAAACTGGACGAAAATGCACACCCCAAATGCACCAACTGCGTACATCACAGAATCTTTGGTCACCAGGGCAATGGCAACGGGTATCAGACTGCCAATCATCACCCCCACATAAGGAATGATGTTCAGTACCCCGGCAATGAAGGCCAACAATACGGCGTATTTTAAACCCAAAAACAAAAAGCCAATGGAGTTCAAGACGGTCAGGATCAGGATGACGATGACCATTCCCTGCAGGTATTGTTGAGAAACACCTGAAATCTTTCGAATGATTGTCAATACATTTTCAGGGTTGCTCGGGGCCATAAATTCAATCGACTTCTTGAATTTTTCTCGATACAACAGCAAAAAAAACATAAAGAACGGGATGAGCGCTAGCCCAGCTACCGCTGCACCCGTTGCAGAGAATATGTTCATGGCACTACTTGCGCCTTGGTCAATGATTTTGTCGGTTTTTTCGCTGAGCCAAGTGGATTGTGCTTCTCGGCTAATCTGGTAATGTTGTTCAATGTAGGTAGAGATCTTCGTCCCTTTTTTCTCTAAAGCATCTTGCATCATCGGTAGATCATCGGCAAAAGACATGATCTGCCAGGACAAAAAACTGCACAAGGTAAATACGCCCATGAGCACCACTAGAACGCCAAACAAAGCAGACAACAACGTGGGGACTTTCCACTGCTCTAGCTTAACCACAAGGGGCAACATCAGAAATGCAAACAACATGGCGGCAATCAGCGGAATGAGCAGTGACTGGGCCCAATAAAGCCCGCAGAGCAGCAAACCTATAAACAACAGAAAATAAGCTGCACGGATATAAAATGGAGGGGGATCGGCGGACGTAAAAGACATAGGAATGCAGTTGATGGTTAGCGAATCGACATGTTTAAAAAGCCACCCGTCTAGCGGGTGGCCTTAAAAAGCTACTGTGTGGTGCAAGCTAGTTTTTGTTTGTCTTAAGGTCGTTTGCGATACGCTCCATGCGGTATGCAACGTCATTTTTGAATTCAGCCCAACCTTCTTCAATGTTTTCGCCCACCTGGTTCAGGTCTTCTTGAATGGCCAGGCGGTCGCGTTCAAGTGCACGACGGCGCTCTTCCCAACGAATTTTTTCTTTGGCGGTGGCTTTTTCCATTTTTCTATCGAGTTCCGCGATCGCCTGATCGATTTCCTCTCCTTGACGGCGCAGTTCAGTGGCCAGGGCATCACGCTCGATGCGCAGTGCTTCTTTGGTGTTCTGTGCTGCATCTTTAAGGTTTTCTCCAGCTTGATCAAGCTCTTTTTGGGCTGCCGTTTCTTTGTTGTTCGGTTGACAAGCGCTGAATGACCACAAACTGCCCAAGATGAGCAGGAGAATCAGGATGACATTTTTATTTTTCATTGGAATAAAATTTAGATGAATAGAATTGGATGAGCGGCAGGAAAATTGAATCCGCATTCTTGCTTATCCATCAAAAATGTCATGCCCGTTCTGGTGTGCTGAAAAGAAGAGACAAATTGGGGAATAGTGTAGAAAAACGTAGACTTCTAACTCAAACGCCCCTTATGATTTTATCCAAACCGTAAACCTGGCGCCTTTCCCCTCTTCTGATTGGACTTCTATATTGCCGCCATGCAATTGGATGATGCTGAGGGCACCAGCCAGACCAAGCCCCACCCCATTGGGTTTATTGGAAAAATAAGGTTCAAAAATGCGGTTTTGTACCTCCCGCGAAATACCCGGGCCATTGTCGAGGATGGAGATGCCGATCTGGTTGTGCACTTTGCTGGTGCTAATGGTCAGCTCGCCCTTCCCAGCTTCCATGATTTCAATGCCGTTGATGATGATGTTGAGTAGCGCAATTTTGAGCTTCTCGGCATCAACGTTTGCTACATTGACCTTTGGATCAAAGTGTTTGGTCAGCTGGATGTTTTTCAAAGCAATCCGATCGGTGGCCATTTCTATGGTTTGATCCAGCAGCTCGTGCAAGGAGGTAAGGCGCAAGGTCAGTTGGCCAGGGTTACTGGTTTGTAGCAATGCCGTGACCAGGTGGCCAATACGTTTGCTGTTGCGCCCAATGATTTCGAGGTAATCCTCCAATTCGGCATCCTGGTTTTCCAGCAGCAATTGATTGATGGCAAGGTCGATGTTGGTCAGTGGATTGCGAATTTCATGGCCCAGGGTACGCATGAATCGCCCGGTAGCGGCAAGTTTTTCTGCCCTCAATAGTTCTTGTTCGGTTTTTTTGCGTCGGGTAAGGTCGTGAATGATGCATTGCAAGGTAAAGGTGTTTTCATTGCCCGGCATCCGGAGGCAAGTGCATACGATGACACAAATGCGGTGCTTTCCATTGGCCGCAACCAGTTCTACCTCCAAATCGGGAATACCTTCCCCCTGCCCAATTTTCGCCCAAAACACCTCGCGGGTGAGTTCGCTGCGAAACAAATCGGTCAGGGTTTTGGTCAAAAATTCACTGCGGGAAAAGCCCAACATGTTAATGGCAGCTTCATTGACATCGGTGAATTTGCCCTGAGCATCCAAGAGACAAATGGCATCCAGCGAACGTTCAAAAATACTGCGGTACTTTTCCTCACTTTCTTGCAGGGCTTGATGGACTGTGGCACGCTCCAGGGCATACCGAATGCTGCGCTCCAGTTTGGGGGAATCGAGTTCGTGTTTTTCCAGGTAGTCCGCTACACCGGAGCGAATGGCTTGTACATCTACTTCCGTATCCCCTTTACCCGTCAGCAAAATAATCGGTACCCGCAGGCCCAATTCCTTGGCCACCCGCAACAAATCAAGTCCGGTGCGAAACCCGAGTAAATAATCGAAAAAACAAAGGTCAAATTTTTTTGCGGGGAGTAAATTCAAGGCCTGGTCGTAGGAAGCAGCCCAGGAAATTTCAAAGGATTGCCCAGTGATTCCGTGTAAATACTCGGAAGTCAGGAAAAAATCGTCTTCGTCATCATCAACAATTAGAATAGAAAGTACCCGAGCCATAATTATCTTTTTATGCAAAAGGCAAAACAACGGTAAATATTGCACCTACTCCTTTTTCCCCACGGGCTTTGATGCCCCCCCGGTGGTTGTCTACCACTTTTTTACAGATGGCCAACCCGATTCCGGAGCCTTGGTATTCTGAGAGGCCGTGCAATCGCTGAAAGATGTTGAAAATCCGTTCGGCGTTTTCCTGGTCAAACCCGATCCCATTGTCTTCAAATTCCAACATACAATAATCGGTATCGGGCAACAATTCCAGTTCAGGCATTGCCGGGGCTTGTATTTTGTAGTAACGCAGCTGGATAATCGGCGGGATATCTACACGGACAAATTTGCAGGCATTGTCCAGCAGATTTTGGAAAAGTTGACGCATCTGAGACGGTATGGCCGGGATGACCGGAAGGTCGCTGGGAATGTCCAGCTTAATATTGGGGTGATCCGTTAAATTGTGGTCGGACAATACCTCATGTAAAATTTGTCCCAAATCCGTTGGTATCAACTCTTCCGTGTTGCGGGTTGCCCGGGAGTACGACAACAAATCGTCGAGTAGCCGTTCCATCCGTTGAGCAGATACCAGAATACGTTCGAGATAGATTTTACCCTGGCCCGTAAGTACTTCGGCATAACGATCGGCCAGTAATTTTCCAAAGGATTGAATTTTGCGCAAGGGGGCATGTAGGTCGTGGGAGGCTACATAAGCAAAGTTTTCGAGTTCCTGATTCGAGCGGTCGATGCGTTTGTTCAGCAATTCCAGTTCTCTTTGTTTGCGGTTCAAGGCCGTCACGTCTTTGATCAGTAAGACTCCGGTCAAATTGTTGGCTTCGGTTTCGCGATTTCCGGCAGAATAAAGGGAGGTGGTGTAAAAACTGCCTTCGATTTCGTGTTCAAAATCATTGCGCTTGTCCTGGTTGAATATTTCATTGATGTGGCTCTTCAAGAAGGAGAATTTCCCACTATCAATGAGATCGTTCAGGTTTTTGCCTACAAAATTCTCTTCGTCGCTGAAGCGAATGTAACGGGGACTACCTTCGGTAAGAATGATGTTGTAATCTTTGTCAAAAATAAAAATCTCATTGTCAGACAGGGAATTGGACAGGGCTTGGTAGAGCTTTAGCGTCCGCTCATTGGTGTTGACTAGCTGTTTTTGCGCAGTAACATCCGCTACGGTCAGGATCATTTTACTTTCGTGCTGCACCCGGTTGAGTGTCAGCCATTTCATGGAGTCGGGTAGAAAAAAATCGGTTGTAATGGGTTCCTTGCTTAAAAGCGCTTCAACAACGTCGAAGGGAAAAAATGCATCAATGGAAAGTCCTCCTGGCACATCGATGTTCAACATTTGGCACGCCGAGGGGTTGGCATCCCGACAAATCCAGTTTACATTTTCGGTGGAGGTATAGACAGATTCAAACAGGAGCAGTCCAATCGGCGATTCGCGAAAAATGTGTACATATTCATCCGTCATAATAACCCTATTTGATGTTGTAAATGCGCAGCTTGTTGTAGAGGGTCTTTCGATCGATCCCCAACAATTGAGCTGCTTTACTCTTATTGAACCGCGTTTGATACAACACTTGCATGATCATTTGGTATTCAGCACCTTGCGCGATTGATTTCAGGTCGGTGTGTGCCGGAATAGCAGGCGTTTCCGGTACAGGCGTTGGCAATGGGATAGCGGCAGGTCTGATTTCCGGAATTGGAGGCAGCACTAAAGACTCCACTTTTTCTACTGGTTCCAGGTCTTTGCCCTCCTCTATCCCCAAGCGCTTGTAGTAGGCTATTTCAAAAGGCAGAGATTTGGACTCCACCCAAGGGCCATCGGTGAGTAGAGCGGCACGTTTGATGACATTTTTGAGTTCACGGATATTGCCATACCAAGGGTAATTCATAAAAATCTGCTCCACTTCGGCTGTAAATCCTTTGAGCTCTCGGTTGAGCTCTAGTGCCGTTTGACGCAGGAACTGCAGGGCAAAAAGTACAATGTCTTCGCGGCGCTCGCGCAAGGCAGGCATCTCGATGCTGAATTCGTTGAAGCGATGGTAGAGGTCTTCCCGGAATTTTCCTTTCCGGCAGGCATCCATCAGACGTTCGTTGCTGGCGATGATGATGCGCACATCCAGGGCAATTTCTTTGGTTCCGCCAATGCGTTTCACCCGGCGCTCCTGCACCACCCTCAACAGCGATACTTGCACATCGTAGGGCAAATTGGCTACCTCATCAAGGAAAATTGTACCGCCGTTGGCCAATTCGAAATGCCCAATTTTGGTCTGTAAAGCCCCCGTAAATGCCCCTTTTTCATGGCCAAAAAGCTCGCTGTTGGCCAAGTCTTTGGAGATGGCGCCACAATCCATGGCCACGAAGTGCTGATTTTTACGGGAACTGCGATCGTGAATCATGCGGGCAACAGATTCTTTGCCCGCGCCACTTTCACCGTAAATAATCACGCTGTAATTGGTAGGTGCCACCAGGTCAATTTGTTTGTACAAAGCTTGTGCAAGCGGGCTTTGCCCAATGATGTATCCATTGTCGACGGGTACATTCGACGGTTTGGGTTTAAGGGGCTTGGTCTTTTCTATCTCTGCGGTGCTCGAATTGGCAGCTGCGTATGCAGTGTCGTTTTTTGGCCCCACCAGTGCTCGCTGAATGCTCAGCAGAATTTCGTCGGGAACGATGGGTTTGGTAATGTAGTCCAGCGCACCTTGTTTCATTACATTGACCGCAGTGCGGATATCCGAATATCCGGTCATGACCAATACCGGAAGCGCGGGGTGGTGTTCGCGAAAGTGTGCCAATAGCTGAGTGCCGTCCATATCCCCCAGCCTGAAATCAGTGATCGCCAAATCGTGTTCCTGGGCTTCAGCAGCAGCGATACCCGCAGCCCCACTGTGGGCCGTCACAACCTCGTACCCTTTGCGGCTTAAGAACCGCTGGAGCAGCGTACACAGATCCAGATCATCGTCAATTACAAGGATTTTTGCTTGGCTCATACCAGTTTTCGCATTTTAGCTGAAGGGATGTGTAAAATTTCTCGGTATTTGGCAATGGTTCGGCGCGCCAGTATGTAACCCTGTTCCGCCAGTTTTTCAACAATTTCCTGGTCGGAAATAGGGTGCAGTTTGTCTTCCCCGGCAATGATCGTTTCAATACAATCCATAATTTCTTTGTTGGTAACCAGGTTGCCATCAGCTTTGGCCATACCCTGATTAAACAGCGATTTTAAATGAACAACGCCAAAATCCGTTTGGGCATATTTGGAGCTGGTCACGCGTGAAATGGTTGAAACGTCGAATCCGGTTTGTTCCGCTACATCTTTCAAACCCATGGGCCGCATGCGCTTGGGGTCTCCAGATTCAAAATACTCGGGTTGTAGGTTTACAATGGCTTGCATGGTCAGGAGCATGGAGTTTTCACGCAGGCGAATCATGTCCAGAAACCAAACTGCCGAATTGAGCTTGGATTTCATGTACTGCACAGTGGTTTGTTGGGGGCCGGCGGGTTTTGAAGCGCGCAACTGATCGAGTTTTGCCATCATACCCGGGCTGAGTCGCAACTCCATATTGCTGTTCAGGAGGGCAACTTTAAACGTGTCGTCCTCCGTTTTTTCCACAATCAACTCTGGAATGATGTTTTGATTTTTGTACAGCAGGCGCTCATCCGTGTCGATGGGTTTGGGGTTGAGTTTGGTGATGAGCTCGATGGCGTCCTTTACCTCGGCGGAGGTAATGCCCAGCGCCGCTACAATGGTCGGATAATTCCGCGCAGCCACGTCGTTGAGGTGTGCGTTGACAATGCGCCAGGCGTGTTGAATGTGTGGAGTATGGTTGGATTTGGCTTCGATTTGCAGCAACAAACATTCCCGCAGATCGCGCGCGCCTACCCCGGTAGGTTCCAGGGATTGTACCGTTTCCAATTGGGCTTGCAACTCGTCGTCTGATACCAATATTTGGTGTAAAAACGACAAATTATCGGCAAGATCCTCCGATGGAATGCGCAAGTAACCATCGTCGTCCAGGCTGTCTACGATGTAGTTGGCCACTAAAAGTTCGCGCTCGGAAAGTACCTGAGCCGTCAATTGTTGGCGCAATTGTTCGCGGAAATCATTTTGTTCGACCAGATTTGTCAAAAAAGGGGACTCCTCAGCAGATTTTCGTTCAACTACGCTATGGTAATCCGGGGTATGATCATCTTGTTGGTAGCCTTCCAAGTAACCACCCCGCTCATCTTCGATGCGGGTATCGTTTTCTGGGTTGCTTTCAGGAGGGTTTTTTAATTCTACAGCGGAGGCGCTGGCTTCAAGAATCGGGTTATCTTCCAGCTCATCACGAATTTTTTGCTCCAATTCCAAGGGATTGCATTGGATGAAGTTCAGCAATTGGATTTGCTGAGGAGACAGTTTCAACAACTGCTTTTGACCGATTTGCTGATTTTGGCGTATCATTACCAATAGTCTAAAAAAAATGTACCAGTCATTCAAACTCCTCAATTCGGGGAAT includes these proteins:
- a CDS encoding tetratricopeptide repeat protein, whose translation is MKMFMFLTCLWFFLLSHGAQAHHESLTIRFADLDTTLQNIEKKIYRSFVASTKETNLSTLLAQQKRLEKAVESKTQLADYWLAYSYYYKSVYHLQQDDEKNAEISVKEGIKILEQKNSKNAEDLSLLAMLQSFSIQFTSGMNAGIISGRAKKNVQSALEMDPQNLRAHLVAGQLDFYTPAIYGGGKKAEEYFKKAISLADQKVKNNYLPSWGKSTAYTFLIHHYLDKKNMDQAAKYHKEATALYPNDHQLAELGKKIKP
- a CDS encoding TonB-dependent receptor codes for the protein MVAPRLLSIIMLSLFCLPGSIWSQKTIAGTVKDKRGQPIFAANIFLKNNQEIGVTTELDGSFLLQVPQLRDTLVISYLGFEDAIIPLHKEILALEVKLQESTNVLTTLQIEAKRPVAQEFALVELSKLDVYTIPFSFADPLKATSILPSSTNTDESANVSLRGSSSERGIVVLNGVPIANPVRATNLDGNGFFSIFNPEIAEKVSVYASNPSLAYGNATSGMVEIETAEQVEENFTQASLGLANFGLFHGRKLGKKNHVFAYTNNQYSDVFLQVNTGSFPQLRSFRVNDAGILWNAQLKPNMNLSWYAYGLRENNTLQLNIFGQQDAAESMARRHFQVAKLHWYNTAWAFTVNAAGDFSRNEFRFGNLDNRERSQRWYGSFNARYNVINNWYLQGGITSEYTQLRIQGQVAEQSFNFAAEAPTRFLDQERSNNNIELYLISRSKWFDKKFSFITGLRKNIPTSALQNSYFSRQYIAKYNFPSKHAIAATFGNYNGYFNPDLFNPEFVQVSARQGALEYEYRSKKLEINAAVFGKTETGGFNQLLQLADFAEQRIQGLELLWKYRWSPRFECWLSSAYLNVENRNAEGLKFRGSNDLDYFLRLFLTYQDEQGWNASVAWVHRQGLWYTPILGGSSDPASGINRPIFGDANSAQFNNYHNISLNLSKMIKTQAGSLLCYATLNNTFNFLNAQAQRLNAAFTPIGFEYLQQRSIYLGAVYKW
- a CDS encoding AI-2E family transporter, whose amino-acid sequence is MSFTSADPPPFYIRAAYFLLFIGLLLCGLYWAQSLLIPLIAAMLFAFLMLPLVVKLEQWKVPTLLSALFGVLVVLMGVFTLCSFLSWQIMSFADDLPMMQDALEKKGTKISTYIEQHYQISREAQSTWLSEKTDKIIDQGASSAMNIFSATGAAVAGLALIPFFMFFLLLYREKFKKSIEFMAPSNPENVLTIIRKISGVSQQYLQGMVIVILILTVLNSIGFLFLGLKYAVLLAFIAGVLNIIPYVGVMIGSLIPVAIALVTKDSVMYAVGAFGVCIFVQFLENNFITPKIVGSSVNLNPLSSLIALLLSGMLWGLPGMVFAIPLAGIFKVICDNVEQLRLYGFLLGEEAPKHIWKLRYPKNANLLKKIKA
- a CDS encoding hybrid sensor histidine kinase/response regulator, which encodes MARVLSILIVDDDEDDFFLTSEYLHGITGQSFEISWAASYDQALNLLPAKKFDLCFFDYLLGFRTGLDLLRVAKELGLRVPIILLTGKGDTEVDVQAIRSGVADYLEKHELDSPKLERSIRYALERATVHQALQESEEKYRSIFERSLDAICLLDAQGKFTDVNEAAINMLGFSRSEFLTKTLTDLFRSELTREVFWAKIGQGEGIPDLEVELVAANGKHRICVIVCTCLRMPGNENTFTLQCIIHDLTRRKKTEQELLRAEKLAATGRFMRTLGHEIRNPLTNIDLAINQLLLENQDAELEDYLEIIGRNSKRIGHLVTALLQTSNPGQLTLRLTSLHELLDQTIEMATDRIALKNIQLTKHFDPKVNVANVDAEKLKIALLNIIINGIEIMEAGKGELTISTSKVHNQIGISILDNGPGISREVQNRIFEPYFSNKPNGVGLGLAGALSIIQLHGGNIEVQSEEGKGARFTVWIKS
- a CDS encoding sensor histidine kinase — translated: MTDEYVHIFRESPIGLLLFESVYTSTENVNWICRDANPSACQMLNIDVPGGLSIDAFFPFDVVEALLSKEPITTDFFLPDSMKWLTLNRVQHESKMILTVADVTAQKQLVNTNERTLKLYQALSNSLSDNEIFIFDKDYNIILTEGSPRYIRFSDEENFVGKNLNDLIDSGKFSFLKSHINEIFNQDKRNDFEHEIEGSFYTTSLYSAGNRETEANNLTGVLLIKDVTALNRKQRELELLNKRIDRSNQELENFAYVASHDLHAPLRKIQSFGKLLADRYAEVLTGQGKIYLERILVSAQRMERLLDDLLSYSRATRNTEELIPTDLGQILHEVLSDHNLTDHPNIKLDIPSDLPVIPAIPSQMRQLFQNLLDNACKFVRVDIPPIIQLRYYKIQAPAMPELELLPDTDYCMLEFEDNGIGFDQENAERIFNIFQRLHGLSEYQGSGIGLAICKKVVDNHRGGIKARGEKGVGAIFTVVLPFA
- a CDS encoding sigma-54-dependent transcriptional regulator, with product MSQAKILVIDDDLDLCTLLQRFLSRKGYEVVTAHSGAAGIAAAEAQEHDLAITDFRLGDMDGTQLLAHFREHHPALPVLVMTGYSDIRTAVNVMKQGALDYITKPIVPDEILLSIQRALVGPKNDTAYAAANSSTAEIEKTKPLKPKPSNVPVDNGYIIGQSPLAQALYKQIDLVAPTNYSVIIYGESGAGKESVARMIHDRSSRKNQHFVAMDCGAISKDLANSELFGHEKGAFTGALQTKIGHFELANGGTIFLDEVANLPYDVQVSLLRVVQERRVKRIGGTKEIALDVRIIIASNERLMDACRKGKFREDLYHRFNEFSIEMPALRERREDIVLFALQFLRQTALELNRELKGFTAEVEQIFMNYPWYGNIRELKNVIKRAALLTDGPWVESKSLPFEIAYYKRLGIEEGKDLEPVEKVESLVLPPIPEIRPAAIPLPTPVPETPAIPAHTDLKSIAQGAEYQMIMQVLYQTRFNKSKAAQLLGIDRKTLYNKLRIYNIK
- the rpoN gene encoding RNA polymerase factor sigma-54, with the translated sequence MIRQNQQIGQKQLLKLSPQQIQLLNFIQCNPLELEQKIRDELEDNPILEASASAVELKNPPESNPENDTRIEDERGGYLEGYQQDDHTPDYHSVVERKSAEESPFLTNLVEQNDFREQLRQQLTAQVLSERELLVANYIVDSLDDDGYLRIPSEDLADNLSFLHQILVSDDELQAQLETVQSLEPTGVGARDLRECLLLQIEAKSNHTPHIQHAWRIVNAHLNDVAARNYPTIVAALGITSAEVKDAIELITKLNPKPIDTDERLLYKNQNIIPELIVEKTEDDTFKVALLNSNMELRLSPGMMAKLDQLRASKPAGPQQTTVQYMKSKLNSAVWFLDMIRLRENSMLLTMQAIVNLQPEYFESGDPKRMRPMGLKDVAEQTGFDVSTISRVTSSKYAQTDFGVVHLKSLFNQGMAKADGNLVTNKEIMDCIETIIAGEDKLHPISDQEIVEKLAEQGYILARRTIAKYREILHIPSAKMRKLV